The genomic window GTTTTGATaggacaaagtttattttggtcaattttcattttgggaaaatccacccttttcagaccaaaagcaccgttggaggtcagaaaacctccttagaCCGTGCCTGGAGGAGTTTGAAAGGTTTAGGGGCGcgctttcatgggggatttctccagaTTAGGTTGAGAgatctttccaaccttaaagattttatcatttcaggctaaaaaaaatctttttaaggGACCACAAAATGGCCACCCTCCCTGAgggctccctcagcctccctcctgTGCCCGGCCTCCTCCTTTGGCGCCTGCTGAGGTGGCCTCCAACGAGACGGGGGGAGCCCAACCTTAAAGACTTtataatttcatgtgaaaaacaaacaaacaaacaaaccaaaaaaactactcttttttttttttttttaaggtgcaaaccccactttttaaaatccaaccctcccttttcaagaccccaaattctcactgcaggattaaaccctcctttttcacaaAAAATCCCAATTTTCAGTGCTAGGGGACCCTGTCTTTAGGGTCCGAGgcctcattttggggttttaaaacctCTCTGTGCTCCCCTCTGTGCTCCGTGAGGGACCACAGAATGgccgccctccctgagggccccctcagcctccctgctgggcccggcctgcaccgtgaggggggagccgaggctgtgcccccctttttggggtcgcCTCGAAAACAAATCGAAATTCTGAAGGACTAGGGTGGAAAACGGGGTTTTGTGGGTTTACGGCACACAGTAAAGAGCAAAAGTTCAAGGATTTGGGTGGAAAAATGAGGGGTCACACCCCAGCCCTgttttgagagaataaagttttattttggtaaatttggttttgagagaataaagttttGAGAGGATTAAGTTTTGAGaggacaaagtttattttggtcaagttttattttgggaaaaccCACCCTTTTCAGCCCAAAAGCTCTGTTTGAGACCAGAAAACCTCCTTGGAGGTCCTCCTTGGACCATGCCTGGAGGACTTTAAAAGGTTTAAGGGCAtgctttcatgggggatttctccaaaaTTAGGTTAAGAGATCTTTCCAacctttttgtaatttttggctataaacctctttttttaaggtgcaaaccccactttttaaaatccaaccctcccttttcaagaccccaaattctcactgcaagattaaaccctcctttttcacagCAAATCCCAATTTTCAGTGCTAGGGGACCCTGTCTTTAGGGTCGgaagcctcattttggggttttaaaacctctctgtgctcccctctgtgctccgtgagggaccacaaaatggccgccctccctgagggcccctcagcctccctgctgggcccggcctgcgccgtgaggggggagccgaggctgtgcccccctttttggggtctcctcgAAAAAAAATCGGAATTCTGAAGGACTGGGGAGTGAAAAATGGGGTTTTGTGGTTGTAGAGCACGTGGGAAACACAAAAGTTCAAGGATTTGGGTGGTCAAAATGAGGGGTCGAACCCCTAACCCATTTTGAGAggagaaagttttattttggtaaattttgttttgagaggatAAAGTTTTGAGAGGACAAAGTTTTGAGAAGACATGGTTTTACTTtggcaaatttttattttgggaaaatccacccttttcaaCTCAAAAGCTCCGttggaggtcagaaaacctccttagaGCGTGCCTGGAGGAGTTTGAAAGGTTTAGGGGCGcgctttcatgggggatttctccagaTTAGGTTGAGAGATCTTTCCAGCCTTAAAGATTTTGGGGGAGatttaggggttttggggtgttctggGGGCTTTTATGGGAGGCTGACgagggtgtggggtgggggagctgaggccgtgcccccccctttttggggtctcatGGCCGGGCGGGTGCTGTTGTTAGGGTCCCTTTGAGACCCGCGCCATGTCACGACATAAAAGCCGTCgccgcctcgccgccccccccagtgcctgtcaggacagggcaggagcgAGAGGGAGCGAGCCGGAGACCCACCCCGCGTGGAGCTTCATTCCCTCCCTTCGCGCCCCCCTCACCATGGCAGACAAACCCCCCCCCGAGCGGCCCCGCTTGGCCTGGGTGGACAGCTGGGCCACCCCCATTGAGGAATCCTCCGACTTCCTCGAggtgaagcaggaggaggaggaggaggaggtcgtGCCGCTGCCGggccgtgagtgcagagaaacCCCCGCCACGAACGCGCCGAgctcccccgggggggggctcgccgCCGCCCCTGCCGCCGCTCTCCCCTCATGGCCCCCTTCGCTGTCTCTCCCCCAGCCTTCGACGACCTGGCCGTGtaccaggaggaagaggaggccgTGACCACCATTGACGCCTTTGTAACCAACAAGCAAAAGGTAAAGGCGACCCCCGTGGAtgcttgggggctggggggggggctcccggccggGGCTCCCCACCCTCACCGGGGGTCTCCCGCAGAGCCACCTGAGCgaggagcagaaaatgaagtttctgGAGAGCGTCTGCAGCGTCTGCACCACCGCCCGCGAGAAGGGGCTGTCGGCGGGCCTCGACTGCTTCTGTCGCCGCACCGACGTGGCCAGGCACATCGAGGTGAGAAgggggggaggcgggcggccgggggggggctgctgcaaCCTTGGGTgccgccgggggctgggggccgggtgCCAGCTCCCgtcccgctcccctcccgcagATCGTGCTGGCGTCGGAGCCCCAGGACCAGCTGCAGTCTCCGGTGCGAGAGCAAGCCATGCTGGCCGTCGCCGCCTTGAGGTACGCGCCCGGGGCCGCCTCCGGCCTCGACCGAGGGTTCTTGGGTTCGGGAGGCCGGGCCTCGCCTCGCGCCCTCTCCTCGAGGCCGGGCCTCAGCTGCGGCCTCActccccccccctctcctcGCAGCACGGTGCAGGTGATCAAGGTGAGGGAGATGCTGCGGCTGCTCGACACCTGCTTCCAGAGCGtcttcctgctgccccccaaGGAGAAGCTGAACGCGCGCTTCTATGTGATGGTGGGTGccggcgccccctcccctccccgccctcccctccccggggggTTCCCCAGGGCCCTTCCCggggcgcccccagccccacgctcaCCCCACGCTCGTTCCCCCCCCACTCGCAGACCATGCACGCCGTGGACagcatgctgcagctgctgctgctcagcccgcCGGCCACCAAGCTCCCGGAGAAGCTGCAGAGCGTCGTGCAGGTCTGTCCCGCGCCCGGCTGGGGGGCTTCTCGTCGTCCTGGGGGGCTTCTCGTCACCCCGAGGGGCTCCTCCTCACCCCAGGttgctcccccccaccccgaggggctccccttctccctgaggggctcccccccaccccgaggggctccccttctctctgagggtctctcccccaccccgaggggctccccttctccctgaggggctcccccccagcccccccagcccccagcccccagccctcccgaGCCCCGCCGGCAGCTCGCTTTTCTCCTCGCAGGCCCTGATGCGTTTCTGCACCTCCGCGAACGCCCTCGCCCGCAGGAGAGCCATGGAAAGGGTCTGCAAGCTGGGCGAGTTCCTGGCCAAGTGCTCCTCGCTGGAGGTGAGCGGCTCGGCCACCCCCGGCCGCGTCgttccccccccctttccccgcagcccccagagccTCGAGGCCGGggcctcctccctccccggccTCCTCTTCAACCTCCTCCTCGCCTTCCGCAGCCCTTCGGGAGGTACCTGAAGATCTCGCAGAGGACGGACCTCATCCTCACCTGCCTGCAGCTTGTGACAGAAGGCGTGTGCGATGAGGACCAGCACTGGGTCTCCTTTCTGCTCGACGCGACCACCCGAGACCCCATCAGCTGGCTGGCGGACGTGAGAGCCCCCCCGCCCTGAGCCCCCTCCCCCGGCCTCGacgccccccccggcagggaaggaaaggaggccGCTTTTCacccccccgcgtccccccggcAGGTCCCGCACTTCGTCAACTTCTTCTTCAAAACGCTGAAGAAGCAGCCGGCGCCCGACGTGCGGAAGaggctcctggagctgctcGTCCTCCTCACGGAGTGCTTCCCCCGCTCCGTGCTCATGACCGTGCTCTTCATCTGCCCGTCCCAAGAAAGGTACCGGCCCCCGAGCCTCCAGGGCACCCCAAaccgcagcccccagggctcccccGATAACCCCGCGGGGCCCCCGCCGATAACGCCCTCTCCGTGCCCGCAGCGCCTCGATGGACATGTGGGAGGTGATGTTTGCCGTGCCCGCCATGGCGAAGCGGCTCCTGCACGAgctccacctgctgctgcacgACAGGAACATCCGCGAGTTCCTCGGGGTGGCCGAGGACCTCAGCCTCGTCCGCCTCAGCCTCCTCTACGCCCAGCGCCCCGAAGACCCCGTCCCCAAGGAGCTGCGGGACGTGGAGTGCCTGCAGCGCTGCCTCAGGACCGCCAACTTCCACCTGCTCTGGCTGGCGCTCAAAGGCCTGGCGGCGCTGATGGAGAGGCCGCAGCTGGTGAGCCTCcgccctcttcccctccccgctcccggccTCGGCTGGCGGCGCGGCGGCCTCCTCACGCCCCGGTGTTTTCGGCGCAGGCCAAGGCAGGGCAGTGCCTGCTGCCGGACGTGCTGGAGACCCTGCAGTTCGGCAAGCCCCACATCACGGCGGCGGCCCTGGCGGTCTGCGGCAACATCCTCGGCATCGTGGAGAAGAAGGCGGCCAGCCTCACCGCCCTCGAGCTGGTCGACGTGGTCAAGCCTCTCCTGGACAACGTAAGCGGGAGGACGAGCctccgcggccccgcggcgcccgcCCCGTGCCGGAGCCACGCAGCCGAAaccccccgtcccccttcctcttcctcttccccaggaggCCGCCGCGGTGCGGGAGAGCTCCATGAAGCTCTTCAAGGCGGCCATGGAGCGCGTGCTGTGGAGGCACAAGACGCAGATGTGGAAGAAGGTGCGCAAGATCCTCGTCCCGCTCTACCTGCGCATGAGCGACGAGACCCACAGCGTGGCCAAGGTAAGCGCCGGCGACGGAGGCTCGCGGCGAGGCCGGAGGGCGCGAGGAGCCGGCGCCGAGCCCCGTGCCTCCGCTGCCTCGCAGGCCTCCCAAGAAGCCCtcatggcggcggcggagctCTTGTGGTGGGATGAGCTGAAGGACGTGGCCCACATGGAGCAGACCTGGAGGATCAGAGCGTGCCTGGTGAGGGCGGCCTCCGCGGCGAGGCTGGCGGGGGGCTCTCGGGGGTTCCCcgaggtgggtgggtggggggggaagaaacGGGGCCGGGGAGGCTCACCGAGCCTCGCggcctctccagctgcagcaggatcGAGACCGGGTAGAGAAGCGCCTACAGCAGAGCCGGGCGTACCTGGAGGACCCTCAGGCATCCGTGCGCGAGGAGACCGTGAGGTTCATCGGTGaggccacctccctgccccagcggcCTCCGCAAGAGGCCCCGCGGcctcccctcgccctgcccggGGCGGAGGCTGACGGGCGGCTTTGCTCCTAGGGCTCGCCGCGGAGCTCCTCCAGGACCAGAGCGAAGAGAAGCTGCGCGAAATCATCGACAGTGAGTGAGGGGAGCACTGGAGGCCGGGCGGGGGAGGACTGGAGGCCGGGCCTCCGCCCCGGGGGAGGCGcggtggaggctgggggggggaacgaatcgggggggccgcggggcgctcGGAGCGGCTGCTCCCCGCGTTCCTCCCGGCTGGGGGGCTCCCGGAGGGGTCTCCGCGGCCCGAGCGGAGGCTCCAGCCTCTCTCCGTCCTCCCGCAGTCCTGCAGCCCATGATGCACGACGCGGCGCCCTCGGTGCGCGCGGAGACCTCCCGCACCAtccaggccctgctgcagcatcgcAAGTGGCTCCAGCGGCTGCCGGTGCCGTGGAACCCGCTGGCGGcgctctgctgctggcctcgAAGGCGCCGCCAGAGGCCGAAGACCGAGCCCCAGCCCGAGGAGAGCCCAGAAGGTTCCGGCTCTGAAGGGACGTCCAAGGAcccatccccctgccagagcaagGACGACTAGCTCACCTCACGGCCGCAGGGGGTTCGGATGCCTGCAGAGGAGCCTCCGcaccccccccgggcagcctgctccacgtTTTGCCGCCCTCACCACAAATAAATTTCGTCCCCATGTTTGTCCGGTGCCTCCTGCGTTCACCCCTCGGCGTCCTCCGAGCTAAGGACCCCCTCGGCCTCTCCTCCTAAGGGAGGCGCTCCGCAGCCTCCATCATCCTCACAGCTCCGCGCCGGCCTCCCTCCTGTGCCCAGCCTCCTCCTTTGGTGCCTGCTGAGGTGGCCTCCAAGGAGACGGGGGGAGCCCAACCTTAAAGACTTtataatttcatgtgaaaaaaaaaaaaaaaccctactcttttttttttttttacggtccaaaccccacttttttttttttaagttttgagCAGTTAAAGTTTTGATAGgataaagtttattttggtcaCGTTTCATTTTGGGTGgtaaaatccacccttttcagaccaaaagcaccgctggaggtcagaaaacctccttagaCCGTGCCTGGAGGAGTTTGAAAGGTTTAGGGGCGcgctttcatgggggatttctccaaatTAGGTTGAGAGATCTTCCCAACCTTAAAGATTTTATCGtttcaagctgaaaataaacctctttaagggaccacaaaatggccgccctccctgagggccccctcagcctccctgctgggcccgCCTGCACCgtgaggggggagccgaggctgtgcccccctttttggggtcgcCTCGAAAAAGAAATCGAAATTCTGAAGGACTCGGGGGTGGAAAACGGGGTTTTGTAGTTTTATGGCACGCAGTAAAGAGCAAAAGTTCAAGGATTTGGGTGGACAAATGAGGGGTCAcaccccagccccattttgAGAGGAGAGAGTTTTCTTTgggtaaattttgttttgagaggatAAAGTTTTGAGAGGACAAAGTTTACTTTGGTCAaggtttattttgggaaaatccacccttttcagcccaaaagctctgttggaggtcagaaaacctccttggAGGTCCAGAGTTTAAAAGGTTTAGGGGTGtgctttcatgggggatttctccaaattagcttgagagatctttccaaccttcaagattttatcatttcaggctaacaagcaaacaaacaaaaaaaactactctttttttttttttttttaaggtccaaaccccacttttttttaaagttttgcgCAGTTAAAGTTTTGATAGGACAAAGTTTACTTTGGTCACGTTTCATTTTGGGTGgtaaaatccacccttttcagaccaaaagcaccgttggaggtcagaaaacctccttagaCCGTGCCTGGAGGAGTTTAAAAGGTTTAGGGGCGcgctttcatgggggatttctccagaTTAGGTTGAGAGATCTTTCCAACCTTCAAGATTTtataatttcatgtgaaaaaaaaactctttttttaaggtacaaaccccactttttaaaatccaaccctcccttttcaagaccccaaattctcactgcaggattaaaccctcctttttcacaccaAATCCCAATTTTCAGTGCTAGGGGACCCTGTCTTTAGGGTCCgaagcctcattttggggttttaaaacctttcctttcagttctaaGTCCATTTGTGAGGGCTCAAGGCCGAGCCTGGGGGAAACCCTGCGCCCCATGGGGGGGATTCTGCTGccttgggtggtttgggggagatttaggggttttggggtgttctggGGGCTTTTAGGGGGGTTTTGAGGGGACcttgtgttttttgggggggggtgctttctgaagctttattttcggggggggggggatcctcGAGCATTGCGTTGAACCTCGAGTCCCACATTCAGTTTTTGCGACCAGGTGaccctggaggtctcttccaaccctaacGACTGAGGACTGTAATTAGCAGAGCCCCCCCCgttcccagagcccccccattccctgacacgtccccgcgtcc from Anser cygnoides isolate HZ-2024a breed goose chromosome W, Taihu_goose_T2T_genome, whole genome shotgun sequence includes these protein-coding regions:
- the LOC136788751 gene encoding uncharacterized protein isoform X1; amino-acid sequence: MSRHKSRRRLAAPPSACQDRAGARGSEPETHPAWSFIPSLRAPLTMADKPPPERPRLAWVDSWATPIEESSDFLEVKQEEEEEEVVPLPGPFDDLAVYQEEEEAVTTIDAFVTNKQKSHLSEEQKMKFLESVCSVCTTAREKGLSAGLDCFCRRTDVARHIEIVLASEPQDQLQSPVREQAMLAVAALSTVQVIKVREMLRLLDTCFQSVFLLPPKEKLNARFYVMTMHAVDSMLQLLLLSPPATKLPEKLQSVVQALMRFCTSANALARRRAMERVCKLGEFLAKCSSLEPFGRYLKISQRTDLILTCLQLVTEGVCDEDQHWVSFLLDATTRDPISWLADVPHFVNFFFKTLKKQPAPDVRKRLLELLVLLTECFPRSVLMTVLFICPSQESASMDMWEVMFAVPAMAKRLLHELHLLLHDRNIREFLGVAEDLSLVRLSLLYAQRPEDPVPKELRDVECLQRCLRTANFHLLWLALKGLAALMERPQLAKAGQCLLPDVLETLQFGKPHITAAALAVCGNILGIVEKKAASLTALELVDVVKPLLDNEAAAVRESSMKLFKAAMERVLWRHKTQMWKKVRKILVPLYLRMSDETHSVAKASQEALMAAAELLWWDELKDVAHMEQTWRIRACLLQQDRDRVEKRLQQSRAYLEDPQASVREETVRFIGLAAELLQDQSEEKLREIIDILQPMMHDAAPSVRAETSRTIQALLQHRKWLQRLPVPWNPLAALCCWPRRRRQRPKTEPQPEESPEGSGSEGTSKDPSPCQSKDD
- the LOC136788751 gene encoding uncharacterized protein isoform X2, yielding MSRHKSRRRLAAPPSACQDRAGARGSEPETHPAWSFIPSLRAPLTMADKPPPERPRLAWVDSWATPIEESSDFLEVKQEEEEEEVVPLPGPFDDLAVYQEEEEAVTTIDAFVTNKQKSHLSEEQKMKFLESVCSVCTTAREKGLSAGLDCFCRRTDVARHIEIVLASEPQDQLQSPVREQAMLAVAALSTVQVIKVREMLRLLDTCFQSVFLLPPKEKLNARFYVMALMRFCTSANALARRRAMERVCKLGEFLAKCSSLEPFGRYLKISQRTDLILTCLQLVTEGVCDEDQHWVSFLLDATTRDPISWLADVPHFVNFFFKTLKKQPAPDVRKRLLELLVLLTECFPRSVLMTVLFICPSQESASMDMWEVMFAVPAMAKRLLHELHLLLHDRNIREFLGVAEDLSLVRLSLLYAQRPEDPVPKELRDVECLQRCLRTANFHLLWLALKGLAALMERPQLAKAGQCLLPDVLETLQFGKPHITAAALAVCGNILGIVEKKAASLTALELVDVVKPLLDNEAAAVRESSMKLFKAAMERVLWRHKTQMWKKVRKILVPLYLRMSDETHSVAKASQEALMAAAELLWWDELKDVAHMEQTWRIRACLLQQDRDRVEKRLQQSRAYLEDPQASVREETVRFIGLAAELLQDQSEEKLREIIDILQPMMHDAAPSVRAETSRTIQALLQHRKWLQRLPVPWNPLAALCCWPRRRRQRPKTEPQPEESPEGSGSEGTSKDPSPCQSKDD